From a region of the Trichoderma atroviride chromosome 6, complete sequence genome:
- a CDS encoding uncharacterized protein (EggNog:ENOG41): MSTPLDNAMRSKNLLLGFGAVVTAAAAWTIFGGDIFPAQDDPKGDPETWTREEMRRWLKARNLFPHKRDTREELLARVLANMRHPRT, translated from the exons ATGTCTACTCCACTCGACAATGCGATGAGATCCAAG AATTTACTGCTCG GCTTCGGAGCTGTCGTgaccgcagcggcagcttggaccatctttggcggcgacaTTTTCCCAGCTCAAGATGACCCCAAAGGCGATCCAGAAACCTGGACCAGAGAAGAGATGCGAAGATGGCTAAAGGCA AGAAACCTCTTCCCGCATAAGAGGGATACCCGGGAGGAGCTGCTCGCAAGGGTGTTGGCAAATATGAGGCATCCCAGGACATGA
- a CDS encoding uncharacterized protein (EggNog:ENOG41), with product MSTPLDNAMRSKNLLLGFGAVVTAAAAWTIFGGDIFPAQDDPKGDPETWTREEMRRWLKAVRFPNSSIKEIKCEMVG from the exons ATGTCTACTCCACTCGACAATGCGATGAGATCCAAG AATTTACTGCTCG GCTTCGGAGCTGTCGTgaccgcagcggcagcttggaccatctttggcggcgacaTTTTCCCAGCTCAAGATGACCCCAAAGGCGATCCAGAAACCTGGACCAGAGAAGAGATGCGAAGATGGCTAAAGGCAGTAAGATTTCCTAATTCTTCtattaaagaaataaaatgtGAAATGGTAGGCTAA
- a CDS encoding 60S ribosomal protein eL38 (BUSCO:EOG092D4UA6), whose translation MPKEVADIKKFIEICRRKDASSARIKKNKKAHNIKFKVRCQKHLYTLVLKDNDKAEKLKQSLPPNLQIAEVSKKN comes from the exons ATGCCTAAGGAGGTCGCTGATATCAAGAAG TTCATCGAGATCTGCCGTCGCAAGGACGCTTCGT CCGCGCGgatcaagaagaacaagaaggccCACAACATCAAGTTCAAGGTCCGATGCCAGAAGCACCTCTACACCCTGGTGCTGAAGGACAAcgacaaggccgagaagcttAAGCAGTCCCTTCCTCCTA ACCTGCAGATCGCAGAGGTTTCTAAGAAGAACTAA
- a CDS encoding uncharacterized protein (EggNog:ENOG41), producing the protein MPVTEFALIKLRGQYDTLEFLETLMECQEIQDNWVRNNQAHNLNPGANVSSMYTDATNQSTLLITAPWDSPEAHGEWIQSAENRMANGSLSEFTAPGADSVLLFHMEPAGKRPQMREAFKHKDSNDTFDVCRITVKGNHREALQLKYQALEDELRKEGQEKSIWAGWRIETFEEEEDLVIFWAGDVLKERLQGLASLALKKDHRRFKHIV; encoded by the coding sequence ATGCCTGTCACCGAGTTTGCCCTCATCAAGTTACGGGGCCAATACGATACCCTCGAGTTCCTCGAGACTCTCATGGAGTGTCAGGAGATTCAGGACAATTGGGTTCGCAACAACCAGGCGCACAACTTGAATCCCGGCGCCAATGTTAGCAGCATGTACACTGACGCAACGAACCAATCGACCCTTCTCATCACAGCGCCTTGGGATTCCCCCGAGGCTCACGGAGAATGGATCCAGAGCGCCGAGAACAGGATGGCAAACGGCAGCCTGAGCGAGTTCACCGCGCCAGGAGCCGACTCTGTCCTGCTGTTCCACATGGAGCCGGCGGGGAAAAGGCCGCAGATGCGCGAGGCCTTCAAACACAAGGACAGCAACGATACATTCGACGTCTGCCGCATAACGGTCAAAGGCAATCATCGAGAAGCACTACAACTTAAATATCAAGCACTGGAAGACGAATTGCGAAAAGAGGGTCAGGAGAAGAGCATATGGGCAGGCTGGAGGATTGAAACgtttgaagaggaagaggatctGGTCATCTTCTGGGCGGGCGATGTTCTAAAGGAGCGATTACAAGGCTTGGCGAGCCTTGCCCTCAAGAAGGATCATCGCCGCTTCAAGCACATTGTGTAA